Proteins encoded together in one Chitinophaga varians window:
- a CDS encoding M57 family metalloprotease produces the protein MKITIKQAAGLSLMVAILCGVVYSCKRDNNQDLVQQEQSKVSDAVKNQIASLGYNTDNVRTVEGGYVVEGDIYLTHESLNYKPNSPVLRIANDEQYRTSCLITGLPRTITVSVSGLPSGYTSATDIAIARYNALNLRLKFTRVASGGQVQIRYASLGAGVLGQSAGFPNCSTGNPPSPILLNSDANALGSNPNQNYLATVIAHEIGHTIGFRHTDYFNRAYSCGSGGNEGTAGVGAINIPGTPTGGDPNSWMLACIPNGVNRPFNANDIIALRYLYQ, from the coding sequence ATGAAAATTACTATTAAACAGGCCGCCGGCCTTTCATTGATGGTTGCCATTCTCTGTGGAGTGGTGTATTCCTGTAAAAGAGATAACAACCAGGATCTTGTTCAGCAAGAACAATCAAAAGTCTCCGACGCCGTAAAAAATCAGATTGCCAGCCTCGGATACAACACCGATAATGTTCGCACTGTAGAAGGTGGTTACGTAGTAGAAGGTGATATCTACCTGACACACGAATCACTGAATTACAAACCCAATTCTCCTGTATTACGTATTGCCAATGACGAGCAATATCGCACCAGCTGCCTGATCACCGGCCTGCCAAGGACCATCACCGTTTCGGTGAGTGGCCTGCCATCCGGCTATACCAGCGCAACAGATATTGCGATCGCCCGTTACAACGCACTGAACCTGCGGCTGAAGTTTACCCGCGTAGCCAGCGGTGGTCAGGTCCAGATCCGGTATGCCAGCCTGGGCGCCGGTGTCCTGGGACAATCTGCCGGCTTCCCCAACTGCTCTACCGGCAACCCTCCCAGCCCAATCCTGCTGAACTCTGATGCCAATGCCCTGGGCAGCAATCCAAACCAGAACTATCTGGCTACCGTTATTGCCCATGAAATCGGCCACACTATCGGCTTCAGACATACCGACTACTTCAACCGTGCCTACAGCTGCGGTTCCGGCGGCAACGAAGGTACTGCCGGCGTAGGCGCCATCAACATCCCGGGCACTCCCACCGGCGGAGATCCCAACAGCTGGATGCTGGCGTGTATTCCTAACGGCGTAAACCGTCCTTTCAATGCTAACGACATCATTGCATTGAGATACCTGTATCAATAA
- a CDS encoding response regulator transcription factor, translated as MNILDTLNDYLLLQNFDDSDASVKLSRSQMIAKVYAQVENSISVLSDLKRNKSYIYTGGAAVALGIESVTGMKEIGSIWEEEILRRIKEEDLIEKYALELRFFHLLKSLPVAERSDYQLVSNLRMLDKDNVYVAVKHRMFYIQSLEDGSIWLALCLYNLSFEPNGAAAYHGSIVNTRTGETAGDGMYAVNDILTSREKDILMMIKKGKKSKEIAELFSISVNTVHRHRQNILEKLHVTNSMEACRVAESLKLIS; from the coding sequence ATGAACATCCTGGACACGCTCAACGACTATTTACTGCTGCAAAATTTTGATGACAGCGATGCGTCTGTGAAACTCTCCCGCTCGCAGATGATTGCGAAGGTGTATGCACAGGTGGAGAATTCCATCAGTGTATTAAGTGACCTGAAGCGCAATAAAAGCTATATCTATACCGGTGGAGCGGCTGTAGCACTGGGCATCGAAAGCGTAACAGGCATGAAGGAAATCGGGTCTATCTGGGAGGAAGAGATCCTCCGGAGAATAAAAGAAGAAGACCTGATAGAAAAATATGCGCTTGAGCTGCGTTTTTTCCACCTGCTGAAAAGCCTCCCTGTAGCGGAAAGGTCCGATTATCAGCTGGTAAGCAATCTCCGTATGTTGGACAAGGACAATGTTTACGTAGCGGTGAAGCATCGCATGTTTTATATCCAGAGCCTGGAAGACGGCAGCATCTGGCTGGCTTTGTGCCTGTATAACCTTTCATTTGAACCCAATGGGGCTGCGGCTTACCACGGATCAATTGTCAACACCAGAACAGGGGAAACGGCGGGAGATGGCATGTATGCGGTGAACGATATACTGACCAGCCGGGAGAAAGATATATTGATGATGATCAAAAAGGGAAAGAAAAGCAAAGAAATTGCGGAGCTGTTTTCTATCAGCGTAAATACAGTACACCGCCACCGGCAGAACATCCTGGAGAAGCTGCATGTGACTAATTCCATGGAAGCCTGCAGGGTGGCGGAGTCGCTAAAGTTAATCAGTTAA
- a CDS encoding Na+/H+ antiporter: MAIIVLIVLLIMLGNRIKVAYPVLLVLAGLAISFIPGIPVLKIDPELIFIIFLPPLLYEAAWANSWKELWHWRRIIGSFAFVVVFLTAISVALVSNAFIPGFSLALGFLLGGIVSPPDAVSAAAILKFVKVPKRMASILEGESLLNDASSLIIMRFAMVAVATGQFVLHEAALSFVWMIAGGVAIGLLIGLVFIKFHKWLPTDVNMDIILTFVTPYAMYIGAEAAHASGVLAVVSGGLFLSYHRHRFLSGASRLRGESVWQSLVFLLNGLVFILIGLDLPEITAGLKAEGISFYQATGYGLLITATLIIGRMLAGYGAAVTSVVAGRFITVADRNPGFKAPLLLGWTGMRGVVSLAAALSIPVTFDNGVLFPQRNLILYITFIVILVTLVLQGLTLPILIRKVKLPDFNDHLPEEETEIMIREELARASLAYLQEHHPADMEQNLHLQQQALQWQNQLQFNKTVVVPENVKSIYKNILEQQRTFLLNKNKTEARIDEEIIRKFLHHIDLEEEKLKLD; the protein is encoded by the coding sequence TTGGCTATTATCGTTCTGATAGTATTATTAATCATGCTGGGCAACCGTATCAAAGTGGCCTACCCGGTACTGCTGGTACTGGCCGGCCTCGCCATCAGTTTCATCCCCGGCATCCCCGTCCTCAAAATAGACCCTGAGCTGATTTTCATTATTTTCCTGCCTCCGCTTTTGTATGAGGCTGCCTGGGCCAACTCCTGGAAAGAGCTGTGGCACTGGCGGAGGATCATTGGCAGCTTTGCTTTTGTGGTCGTTTTCCTCACGGCCATTTCGGTAGCGCTGGTCTCCAATGCGTTCATCCCGGGGTTCTCGCTGGCGCTCGGCTTCCTGCTGGGCGGCATCGTTTCTCCGCCCGATGCGGTGAGCGCCGCCGCCATCCTGAAATTCGTCAAAGTACCGAAAAGAATGGCCTCTATACTGGAAGGTGAGAGCCTGCTCAACGACGCCTCTTCCCTGATCATTATGCGGTTTGCCATGGTGGCGGTGGCCACCGGCCAGTTTGTGCTGCACGAGGCAGCCCTCAGCTTTGTATGGATGATAGCCGGCGGCGTTGCCATCGGCCTGCTGATTGGACTGGTCTTCATCAAATTCCATAAATGGCTGCCTACGGACGTGAACATGGACATCATCCTTACCTTCGTCACGCCTTATGCTATGTACATCGGCGCGGAAGCTGCTCATGCTTCCGGCGTACTGGCGGTTGTCAGCGGCGGCCTTTTCCTTTCCTATCACCGGCACCGCTTCCTGAGCGGCGCTTCCCGCCTAAGAGGCGAAAGCGTCTGGCAAAGCCTGGTATTCCTGTTGAACGGACTGGTGTTTATCCTCATCGGCCTCGATCTGCCCGAAATAACGGCAGGCCTGAAAGCGGAAGGTATCAGCTTTTATCAGGCCACCGGGTACGGACTGCTGATCACCGCGACCTTAATCATAGGCAGGATGCTGGCAGGTTACGGCGCAGCCGTCACCTCTGTCGTAGCCGGCCGCTTTATTACGGTGGCCGACAGGAACCCCGGCTTTAAAGCACCGCTCCTCCTGGGATGGACCGGCATGCGGGGCGTGGTGTCACTGGCTGCGGCGCTGTCTATTCCGGTAACATTCGACAACGGCGTCCTCTTCCCGCAACGCAACCTGATACTGTATATCACCTTCATCGTGATCCTGGTGACACTGGTGCTGCAAGGCCTCACACTCCCCATACTGATCAGGAAAGTAAAGCTCCCGGATTTTAACGACCACCTGCCGGAAGAGGAAACGGAAATCATGATCCGCGAAGAGCTGGCCCGTGCCTCACTGGCCTATTTACAGGAACATCACCCGGCAGACATGGAACAAAACCTCCATCTGCAACAACAGGCACTCCAATGGCAAAACCAGTTGCAGTTCAATAAAACGGTGGTCGTGCCGGAAAACGTTAAATCGATCTATAAAAATATTCTGGAACAACAACGCACGTTCCTGTTAAACAAAAACAAAACAGAAGCACGGATAGATGAAGAGATCATCCGGAAATTCCTGCATCACATCGATCTGGAAGAAGAAAAACTAAAACTGGATTAA
- the tssD gene encoding type VI secretion system tube protein TssD codes for MSFKSVFTVNGENYNVQHVSYDLSQETDATGRPSAITRGGRIRMTVESTGKTELFEWMVNNFERKDGTITFYKRDTDSKLKTLEFKEGYLVKFEESFDYENKNPMVITFTISAREISMGNAKHVNEWV; via the coding sequence ATGTCCTTCAAGTCAGTCTTTACAGTAAATGGAGAGAACTACAATGTTCAACACGTCTCCTACGACCTCAGCCAGGAAACAGATGCAACAGGCCGCCCTTCAGCGATCACTCGCGGCGGACGCATCAGAATGACCGTAGAGTCAACTGGTAAAACAGAGCTCTTTGAATGGATGGTAAACAATTTCGAAAGAAAAGACGGTACCATCACTTTCTACAAAAGAGACACTGATTCCAAACTGAAAACGTTGGAATTCAAAGAAGGTTACCTGGTTAAGTTTGAAGAGTCTTTTGACTACGAAAACAAAAACCCGATGGTTATCACCTTCACCATTTCCGCCCGTGAAATTAGCATGGGTAATGCAAAACATGTTAATGAATGGGTGTGA
- a CDS encoding DUF1349 domain-containing protein: MKKLILSVWMMTALHTLSAQTLEKMQWFNEPAKWEIKQNSLSMFVTAQTDYWRISHYGFTVDDAPFYYATYGGEFEAKVKLTGDYKARFDQMGMMIRIDQEHYIKTGIEFYDGKFNVSTVVTNQTSDWSVLPLDKTPPFIWIKAVRKLDAVEIYYSYDDKNYVMTRNAPLKDNHPVMIGLMAASPDGKGFQAKFENFTVTHLPDQRRLNWLQKNAEK; this comes from the coding sequence ATGAAGAAACTAATTTTGAGTGTGTGGATGATGACGGCGCTGCACACGCTTTCAGCGCAAACCCTGGAGAAAATGCAGTGGTTTAACGAGCCCGCCAAATGGGAAATAAAACAAAATTCCCTTTCCATGTTTGTTACTGCCCAGACGGACTACTGGCGTATCTCACACTATGGTTTTACGGTAGATGATGCCCCTTTTTATTATGCTACCTACGGGGGCGAGTTTGAAGCGAAGGTAAAACTGACCGGCGACTACAAGGCAAGATTCGATCAGATGGGGATGATGATCAGGATTGATCAGGAACACTATATCAAAACAGGCATAGAGTTTTATGACGGCAAGTTTAATGTGAGCACGGTGGTCACCAACCAAACCAGCGACTGGAGCGTGCTGCCACTGGATAAAACGCCGCCGTTCATCTGGATAAAAGCCGTCAGAAAACTGGACGCCGTAGAGATCTATTACTCTTATGATGACAAAAACTATGTCATGACCCGCAATGCACCACTAAAAGACAATCATCCCGTGATGATCGGCTTAATGGCCGCATCGCCTGATGGCAAGGGATTCCAGGCGAAGTTTGAGAACTTTACGGTTACTCATCTCCCCGATCAGCGTCGATTAAACTGGTTACAGAAAAACGCGGAAAAATAA
- a CDS encoding MBL fold metallo-hydrolase has product MKKKYGQAPDNNRKAYFGTLSNYKNGQFLNQLLTPALVEGQNMLKVLWHFFGKHTDTEPTSPIPFIQTDLKRLRPEENVLVWFGHSSYFIQVDGKKLLIDPVFSGNASPVRGSVKAFPGSNHYQVDDLPDIDLLLISHDHWDHLDYQTIQQLQPKTGKVICGLGVAQHFEYWGWDKNKLTEKNWYESISPFEGFQVTLTPARHFSGRLFNRNISLWTSYVLQTPSKKLFLGGDSGYGPQFKEIGERFGPFDLAILECGQYNERWPYIHSLPEEVVKEARELNAAAFMPVHHSKFKLAQHPWYEPLHQVTLLAEAAHIPVVTPQIGEIADLDHPVKAWEKWWEKLLQH; this is encoded by the coding sequence ATGAAGAAAAAATATGGCCAGGCGCCAGACAACAACAGGAAAGCATATTTCGGCACACTTTCCAATTACAAAAACGGACAGTTCCTCAACCAGCTGCTCACACCGGCGCTGGTAGAAGGACAAAACATGCTGAAAGTGCTCTGGCATTTCTTTGGCAAACATACCGACACAGAGCCAACATCACCCATCCCGTTTATTCAAACAGATCTCAAACGCCTTCGGCCGGAGGAAAATGTACTGGTCTGGTTTGGGCATAGCTCGTATTTTATTCAGGTAGATGGAAAGAAATTACTGATAGACCCTGTGTTCAGCGGCAACGCGTCGCCGGTAAGAGGATCGGTAAAAGCCTTTCCCGGCTCCAATCATTATCAGGTCGATGACTTGCCGGACATAGACCTGCTGCTGATTTCCCATGATCACTGGGACCACCTGGATTATCAAACCATTCAACAACTACAACCCAAAACAGGAAAAGTAATCTGCGGGCTGGGCGTTGCACAACATTTTGAATACTGGGGCTGGGATAAAAATAAACTGACAGAAAAGAACTGGTATGAAAGCATCAGCCCCTTTGAAGGCTTCCAGGTTACCCTGACACCGGCCAGGCATTTCTCGGGCAGGCTGTTCAATCGCAACATCTCCCTGTGGACATCCTACGTGCTGCAGACACCTTCCAAAAAGCTTTTCCTGGGCGGCGACAGTGGCTACGGTCCCCAGTTCAAAGAAATCGGGGAACGCTTCGGCCCTTTCGATCTGGCCATACTGGAATGCGGACAGTACAATGAACGATGGCCTTACATCCACTCCCTTCCCGAAGAAGTGGTCAAAGAGGCCCGGGAACTCAACGCCGCGGCCTTCATGCCGGTACATCATTCCAAATTCAAACTGGCGCAGCATCCGTGGTACGAGCCTCTTCATCAGGTAACACTGCTGGCGGAAGCGGCGCATATACCTGTCGTTACGCCGCAAATCGGTGAAATAGCAGATCTCGATCATCCCGTCAAAGCCTGGGAAAAATGGTGGGAGAAATTATTACAACACTAA
- a CDS encoding epimerase gives MKLKVIITGATGMVGEGVMQECIANPAVAQILLINRKPSGVVHPKVTEILHNNFSDISPIVDQLKGYDACYFCLGVSSVGMKEEAYYAVTYTLTLNFAGSLAAVNPGMTFCYVSGAGTDSTEKGKLMWARVKGKTENDLTKLPFKAVYNFRPAFMKATKGARNLKPIYRAFSFLYVFRAIFPYYFITLEEVGKAMINVTINGYTTPTIEAKDIIILAKEG, from the coding sequence ATGAAACTAAAAGTAATCATCACCGGGGCTACCGGTATGGTGGGAGAAGGAGTAATGCAGGAATGCATCGCCAATCCTGCGGTAGCGCAAATTCTACTGATCAATCGAAAGCCTTCCGGGGTTGTTCACCCGAAGGTGACAGAAATCCTTCACAACAACTTCAGCGATATATCTCCCATTGTCGACCAACTGAAAGGATACGATGCCTGTTACTTCTGCCTGGGTGTTTCATCTGTGGGCATGAAGGAAGAGGCTTACTACGCTGTCACCTATACGCTCACGCTGAATTTCGCCGGCAGCCTGGCAGCCGTTAACCCCGGCATGACCTTCTGTTATGTGTCCGGCGCCGGGACAGACAGCACCGAAAAAGGAAAACTAATGTGGGCACGCGTGAAAGGGAAAACAGAAAACGATCTGACCAAACTTCCGTTCAAAGCAGTCTATAATTTCCGCCCGGCATTTATGAAAGCCACCAAAGGCGCCAGGAACCTCAAACCTATTTACAGGGCCTTCAGTTTTCTGTATGTGTTCAGGGCTATCTTTCCCTACTATTTCATTACACTGGAAGAAGTGGGAAAAGCCATGATCAACGTTACGATCAACGGCTACACCACGCCTACCATTGAAGCCAAAGACATCATCATACTGGCTAAAGAAGGTTAA